The DNA segment AATGTCCGCCCGATCTTCTGGACTGCCCTTTTAAGCGGTGGTCCCTGGAAAAACTGCGTGAATATCTTGTCCAGGAAAAGATCGTTCCTACGATCAGCATTGAAACACTCAGGACCATCCTGCGTGAAAAGAAGGTCAAGCTCCGGCGGACAAAGACGTGGAAAGAGTGCAACGACCCCAATCTCAAGTCTAAAAAAAACTAATTCGCAGATATGTGAACCAGCCGGCCTCAAACGGGCCGACCATATCATTCGACGAGTTCGGACCGCTGGAGATTCGTCCTCAGCCAGGCCGGAATTACTGTCATACCGACCATCCCAAGAGGCTGCCTGCGACCTATACCCGCAAACACGGCGTTCAGCACTGGCTGGCGTTTTACGATGTCCATCAGAAAAAGCTCTGGGGATATGTTCGGCCACGCAAGCGGCATCAGGAGTTCTTGGAAGTTTTGAAACTGACCAGGAAAAAGTATCCTGCGAACCAGCGGATCCATCTGATACTGGACAATTTCTCGCCGCACCGCAAGGACAAGGTTCTGCGGTACTGTCGCGAGAACAATATTCATCTGATCTGGACGCCGACCAACGCATCATGGCTAAATCCTATCGAATGTCAGTTTACCCATGTTAAGGAATTCGTCATACGCGGAACTAATTATCAAAACCACAATGAGCTTAAAATCGCTCTGAATAGATACGTAG comes from the Anaerohalosphaera lusitana genome and includes:
- a CDS encoding transposase, whose product is MNQPASNGPTISFDEFGPLEIRPQPGRNYCHTDHPKRLPATYTRKHGVQHWLAFYDVHQKKLWGYVRPRKRHQEFLEVLKLTRKKYPANQRIHLILDNFSPHRKDKVLRYCRENNIHLIWTPTNASWLNPIECQFTHVKEFVIRGTNYQNHNELKIALNRYVAYRNKKNQQKLNLDN